From the genome of Elusimicrobiota bacterium, one region includes:
- the rplT gene encoding 50S ribosomal protein L20: MARVKSGKTTRQRKKKIFRIAKGSYASKRSRWRQVIQQVERSLRYSYVGRKDRKSEFRALWIQRINAAARMHNLSYSQLIYGLKKAGVVLDRKMLAELAVVDQSAFKELAETAKAAAGT; the protein is encoded by the coding sequence ATGGCTCGTGTAAAAAGCGGAAAAACGACGCGTCAGCGCAAAAAGAAGATCTTTCGAATCGCCAAAGGCTCGTACGCCTCGAAACGCAGCCGGTGGCGGCAGGTTATTCAGCAGGTGGAGCGCTCTCTTCGCTACTCCTACGTGGGTCGGAAAGACCGCAAAAGCGAGTTCCGCGCCCTATGGATTCAGCGGATTAACGCCGCCGCCCGGATGCACAACCTCTCCTATAGCCAGCTGATTTACGGCTTAAAGAAGGCTGGCGTGGTGTTAGACCGCAAGATGTTGGCGGAGTTGGCGGTTGTGGACCAGAGCGCTTTCAAGGAACTGGCCGAAACAGCGAAGGCGGCCGCCGGCACTTAA
- a CDS encoding deaminase yields the protein MIIGLTGKNASGKGEVAKFLQERGFQFASLSDILRKELQRRKMTPTRDHLTRVGNELRLKYGPSILAERILKTLGENQNYVIDSFRNPGEVEAFRRRPDFRLWAITASPEARFERIKARARENDPQTLAAFKIVERREAHNTDPNKQSLEACAKLADATLPNNGTLDQLHERTTTLLRVALKQMKRPGWDSYFMNIAQNVATRSNCLKRKVAAVIVKDGRIISTGYNGTPRNTKNCFEGGCPRCNTIGPSGQSLSECVCSHGEENAIVQAAYHGIAIKGSSLYTTFSPCLQCTKMIINGGIVEVIYNQDYPLATQAKALLREAGIKLHKINL from the coding sequence ATGATCATAGGTCTGACAGGGAAAAACGCATCGGGTAAAGGGGAAGTCGCGAAGTTCCTGCAGGAGCGCGGGTTCCAGTTCGCCTCGCTGTCGGACATTCTCCGAAAAGAACTCCAGCGCCGCAAGATGACGCCGACCCGGGATCACCTCACGCGGGTGGGCAACGAGCTGCGCCTGAAATACGGGCCTTCCATCCTCGCGGAACGGATCCTGAAAACCCTCGGCGAAAATCAAAACTATGTGATCGATTCTTTCCGCAACCCAGGGGAAGTGGAAGCCTTCCGCCGGCGTCCGGACTTCAGGCTATGGGCCATTACCGCCTCTCCTGAAGCGCGTTTCGAACGCATCAAAGCGCGCGCCCGGGAGAACGATCCTCAAACGTTGGCGGCGTTTAAGATCGTCGAAAGGCGCGAGGCCCATAACACCGATCCGAACAAACAATCACTGGAGGCCTGCGCAAAACTGGCGGATGCCACCCTTCCCAACAATGGAACTCTGGACCAACTCCACGAGCGTACCACAACGCTCCTTCGCGTTGCTTTGAAACAGATGAAACGTCCAGGCTGGGATTCTTATTTCATGAACATCGCCCAGAACGTGGCCACCCGCTCCAACTGCCTAAAGCGTAAAGTGGCCGCGGTCATCGTAAAAGACGGCCGTATTATATCGACGGGATATAATGGGACGCCTCGTAACACGAAGAACTGCTTTGAGGGGGGCTGTCCGCGCTGTAACACCATCGGGCCTTCCGGACAGAGCTTAAGCGAGTGCGTCTGCTCCCACGGCGAAGAAAACGCCATCGTCCAGGCCGCCTATCACGGCATCGCAATCAAAGGATCGAGCCTCTACACGACGTTCTCACCCTGCCTGCAGTGCACCAAGATGATCATTAACGGCGGGATTGTGGAAGTCATCTACAATCAGGATTACCCGCTCGCCACTCAGGCCAAAGCTCTCCTGCGCGAAGCCGGCATTAAACTCCATAAAATAAATCTTTAA
- a CDS encoding cell division protein ZapA — MKHVLYVQIMGHEYPMEANPGDELYVNRLAQFVEEKMLQIKEESKIIDSYKLAVVSAMNIADELFRLQDAKGSSSKSFETKADELVQLLDSALSN; from the coding sequence ATGAAACACGTCCTGTACGTCCAAATCATGGGACACGAATACCCGATGGAAGCCAACCCCGGCGATGAGCTGTACGTGAACCGCCTGGCGCAGTTTGTCGAAGAGAAGATGCTGCAGATCAAAGAAGAGTCCAAGATCATCGACTCTTATAAACTCGCGGTTGTCTCGGCGATGAACATCGCGGATGAGCTTTTTCGTTTACAGGATGCGAAGGGGTCTTCCTCCAAATCGTTCGAAACCAAAGCCGACGAACTCGTGCAGCTGCTGGACAGTGCCCTGAGTAATTGA
- the pheS gene encoding phenylalanine--tRNA ligase subunit alpha — MSSLPDLETLRSEFQSQLEKTKTLEALEAVKVAWLGRKGHLTTLLKQLPGMTLEERKNYGPLYNSLKAAFETSLTDAERALKKSERSRTLEQDLLDTTLPGTPYPLGHLHPLDQVMGELVGIFRSLGFVTTDGPEIESEYYNFEALNIPDNHPARDMQDTFYLQMSRRQLPLPDLQDGQARHEPVLLRTHTSPVQVRVMEKYPPPIAIIAPGRVYRHEAVDASHSAVFHQIEGLLVDEGISFADLKGTLSHFAQAFFGPSTKTRFLPTFFPFTEPSAQMDVSCFCGGTGCRVCKNTGWLELLGSGMVNPYVLHGVKIDPEKYSGFAFGMGVERLAMLKYSVDDMRLFYENDLRFLRQF; from the coding sequence ATGAGCTCTCTTCCCGATCTCGAAACACTGCGTTCTGAATTCCAATCCCAACTGGAGAAAACAAAAACTCTGGAGGCACTGGAAGCTGTTAAGGTAGCCTGGCTGGGCCGGAAAGGACACCTGACAACCCTCCTGAAGCAGCTTCCGGGAATGACCCTGGAAGAACGGAAGAACTATGGACCCCTTTATAACAGCCTGAAAGCGGCCTTTGAAACCTCTCTAACCGACGCTGAACGAGCACTAAAAAAATCCGAACGCTCCCGGACTCTCGAACAGGACCTTCTGGATACCACGCTGCCGGGAACGCCTTACCCGCTCGGGCATCTGCATCCGCTCGACCAGGTCATGGGCGAACTCGTCGGCATTTTCCGTTCGCTGGGGTTTGTCACCACCGACGGGCCGGAGATCGAAAGTGAATACTACAATTTCGAGGCCCTGAACATTCCCGACAACCATCCCGCACGCGACATGCAAGACACGTTTTATCTGCAGATGAGCCGCCGGCAGCTGCCGCTGCCAGATTTACAGGACGGACAGGCCCGTCACGAACCGGTTTTACTCCGGACCCACACCTCTCCCGTACAGGTCCGCGTCATGGAGAAATATCCGCCGCCCATCGCGATCATCGCCCCAGGCCGCGTCTACCGCCACGAAGCGGTGGATGCGTCGCATTCGGCGGTTTTTCACCAGATCGAAGGGCTTCTGGTGGATGAAGGGATTTCATTCGCTGATTTAAAGGGAACCCTTTCGCATTTTGCACAGGCTTTCTTCGGACCGAGCACGAAAACTCGTTTTTTGCCCACCTTTTTCCCGTTCACAGAACCTTCAGCACAAATGGATGTCTCGTGTTTCTGCGGGGGAACCGGTTGCCGGGTCTGCAAAAATACCGGGTGGCTGGAACTGCTGGGCTCCGGCATGGTGAATCCCTATGTGCTGCATGGCGTTAAAATTGATCCGGAGAAATACTCCGGATTCGCCTTCGGGATGGGCGTCGAACGCCTGGCCATGCTGAAATACAGCGTTGATGACATGCGGCTTTTTTATGAAAATGACCTGCGATTCCTGCGGCAATTTTAA
- the pheT gene encoding phenylalanine--tRNA ligase subunit beta: MKLLYNWLKEFVPLEISPQETADTLARLGFEVASVQTFGGPLEGVVTAEVREVGKHPNADRLSLCKVFDGQHEFSVVCGAPNVKEGQRVPLARIGAVLPNGLQIKAAKLRGVESQGMICSRAELGLEEKSEGILELDPVLPLGADIRPILGLDDTLIEIEVTPNRRDALSILGVARELAAAFSLPLKMPEPRVRELDIANSVTLSNDARDLCPRYIARAIRDIQVGASPEWMIQRLTRCGFRSINNIVDTTNYVMLELGQPLHAFDAAKLKGRHIQIRRAKAGEKMLLLDGQTVELQEGLLVIADESSPAALAGVMGGEASAIDAGTREVILESAAFYAPAVRQASKTLGVSSESSYRFERGTDWNMVAFASRRAAQLIQELAGGLGFKPLEISAQPPIQPTIKLRIERIRQFLGIEFKEATAAALLRRLGCEINMGTGQLHVNAPSWRLDITTEADLMEELTRLHGYDNIPARAPAIRITGVPEDPWWSFEQRISKLLSGFGLNEVVNYTFLSQKQAFPFIPGLGQSPDAQPVGLANPLSQEQAVLRTCLLPAILQNAVLNFHHQMPGVSLFEIGRIFYKDHDGLHEQRRLGIVLGGEIVSHHWRGKKRSADYFDLTGFLTSLQNALHLPPIQITPCRIASFHPRRSSMIVSGSTVIGWFGELHPELVQELDTENTLVAAELDLAALRQILPATVTYKPLNPFPAVYRDLSVTSPLSVPYEKIAQTLRTSGGVLLESVSLIDLFQGEKIGKDRRSLTVSLLFRHRDRTLDDADVEKVMQKIITDLEKKCEAVLRK, encoded by the coding sequence ATGAAACTGCTCTACAACTGGCTTAAAGAATTTGTCCCGCTGGAGATTTCTCCTCAGGAAACAGCGGATACGCTGGCCCGTCTTGGGTTTGAAGTCGCTTCGGTCCAAACCTTTGGAGGCCCGCTGGAAGGCGTCGTCACAGCGGAAGTCCGCGAGGTGGGGAAACATCCCAACGCGGATCGTTTGTCGCTGTGCAAGGTCTTTGACGGCCAACATGAGTTTTCGGTGGTCTGCGGCGCCCCCAATGTGAAAGAGGGTCAACGCGTTCCGCTAGCGCGCATCGGCGCGGTGCTGCCCAATGGACTTCAGATCAAAGCCGCCAAGCTCCGTGGCGTGGAATCCCAGGGAATGATCTGTTCACGCGCAGAGCTGGGTCTTGAAGAAAAATCTGAGGGAATTCTGGAACTGGATCCGGTCCTCCCTTTAGGAGCGGACATCCGCCCGATTCTGGGGCTGGACGACACTCTGATTGAAATTGAGGTGACCCCAAACCGGCGCGATGCGCTCAGTATTCTCGGCGTTGCCCGCGAACTGGCGGCCGCTTTCTCCCTCCCACTCAAAATGCCGGAACCCCGGGTGCGAGAGCTGGATATCGCCAACTCGGTTACGCTGTCCAACGACGCCCGGGATTTATGCCCAAGGTATATCGCCCGCGCCATCCGGGACATCCAGGTCGGGGCCTCTCCCGAATGGATGATTCAGCGCCTCACGCGCTGCGGGTTCCGGTCCATCAACAATATCGTCGATACCACGAATTACGTCATGCTCGAACTGGGACAACCGCTTCATGCGTTCGACGCCGCAAAACTGAAAGGCCGTCACATCCAGATCCGCCGCGCTAAAGCCGGGGAAAAAATGCTGCTCCTGGACGGCCAGACCGTTGAACTGCAGGAAGGCTTGTTGGTGATCGCGGATGAGTCCTCTCCGGCGGCTCTGGCCGGGGTAATGGGCGGGGAAGCTTCTGCCATCGACGCGGGAACGCGAGAAGTGATTCTGGAGAGCGCCGCTTTTTATGCGCCGGCGGTCCGGCAGGCCAGCAAAACCCTGGGGGTCAGCTCCGAAAGCTCTTACCGTTTCGAACGGGGAACCGACTGGAACATGGTGGCTTTTGCCTCACGGCGTGCCGCCCAGCTGATTCAGGAACTGGCCGGGGGTCTTGGGTTTAAGCCTCTGGAAATCTCGGCACAACCGCCGATTCAGCCAACCATCAAGCTTCGCATCGAGCGCATCCGTCAATTTCTCGGAATCGAATTCAAAGAAGCGACGGCGGCCGCGCTTCTGCGGCGCCTCGGCTGCGAGATCAACATGGGCACCGGTCAACTCCATGTGAATGCTCCATCCTGGCGGCTGGACATCACCACGGAAGCCGATCTCATGGAAGAATTGACCCGGCTGCATGGCTACGACAATATTCCGGCGCGCGCGCCGGCTATTCGCATCACCGGCGTTCCCGAAGATCCGTGGTGGTCTTTTGAACAGCGGATCTCCAAGCTTCTGTCCGGCTTCGGGCTGAACGAAGTGGTCAACTATACGTTTTTGAGCCAGAAACAGGCGTTCCCCTTTATCCCCGGGCTTGGACAATCCCCGGACGCTCAACCGGTAGGGCTGGCCAATCCGCTCTCTCAGGAGCAGGCGGTGCTGCGAACCTGCCTTCTGCCAGCCATTCTGCAGAATGCGGTTCTCAATTTTCACCATCAGATGCCCGGCGTTTCGCTTTTTGAGATTGGACGCATTTTTTACAAGGACCATGACGGTCTCCATGAACAGCGCCGGCTCGGCATCGTCCTGGGCGGGGAAATCGTGAGCCACCATTGGCGCGGGAAAAAGCGGTCCGCGGATTATTTTGATCTCACCGGGTTCCTCACGTCCCTGCAGAACGCGCTGCACCTGCCGCCGATTCAGATCACCCCCTGCCGAATCGCGTCATTTCATCCCCGGCGTTCTTCCATGATCGTCTCCGGCAGCACCGTCATCGGCTGGTTCGGTGAGCTGCATCCGGAACTTGTGCAGGAGTTGGATACGGAAAACACGCTCGTGGCCGCGGAGCTGGACCTGGCCGCGCTCCGACAGATCCTTCCAGCCACCGTCACCTACAAACCGCTGAACCCGTTCCCGGCGGTGTATCGCGATCTCTCGGTCACCTCCCCGCTTTCCGTCCCCTACGAAAAAATCGCCCAGACGCTGCGCACCTCCGGCGGCGTCCTTCTGGAATCCGTCTCGCTGATCGATCTCTTCCAGGGAGAAAAAATCGGAAAAGACCGCCGGTCCCTGACGGTTTCGCTTCTCTTCCGGCACCGCGACCGGACTCTGGACGACGCGGACGTGGAGAAAGTCATGCAGAAGATCATCACAGACCTCGAGAAAAAATGTGAGGCGGTATTAAGAAAATGA
- a CDS encoding SEC-C metal-binding domain-containing protein, with amino-acid sequence MDIGRNDPCPCKSGKKYKKCCETKNEAKEREALEKQWAAAAKKKEQENKEAEKQQEGKPAQAHHNPQGPAITVHKHQTVTTPKYSMPRKSGGG; translated from the coding sequence ATGGATATCGGACGCAATGACCCTTGCCCCTGCAAATCAGGCAAAAAATATAAGAAATGCTGCGAAACTAAAAACGAGGCCAAGGAACGTGAGGCCCTGGAAAAACAGTGGGCGGCCGCCGCGAAGAAGAAAGAACAGGAAAACAAAGAAGCGGAAAAACAGCAGGAGGGGAAACCCGCTCAGGCTCATCATAACCCGCAAGGACCCGCCATCACCGTACACAAGCATCAAACCGTGACCACGCCGAAGTACAGCATGCCCCGAAAATCCGGAGGCGGCTGA
- the rpmI gene encoding 50S ribosomal protein L35 — protein sequence MPKIKSHRGAGKRFHITAHGKVKHKKPGLRHLLIGMSANRGRHLRKAHYLNKVDGKTIKALLPYN from the coding sequence ATGCCAAAGATAAAATCACATCGCGGAGCAGGAAAACGGTTTCACATCACGGCGCACGGCAAGGTCAAGCACAAAAAACCAGGCCTGCGCCACCTATTGATCGGCATGTCCGCCAATCGCGGACGCCATCTGCGAAAGGCGCACTACCTCAACAAGGTCGATGGAAAAACGATTAAGGCGCTCCTCCCTTATAATTGA
- a CDS encoding replication-associated recombination protein A, whose amino-acid sequence MSPRSLDEWAGQAEILGEGKLLRRALEADRLSSAIFFGPPGCGKSALARLIAQKTRAVVEELNAVTAGVADVRGVIDRAKERRSMDGQKTLLILDEIHRFNRAQQDALLPDVERGLFTLIGLTTENPFFYVNSALLSRAQAFEFKALSSEALEKILDNALQNKERGLGQKPIRLEPDARAHLITQANGDARRVLNALELAALTTATSADGVISISLKVAEECVQKRALTYDKSGDQHYDIASAFIKSLRGGSPDAALYWMARMLAAGDDPRFIARRLIISASEDVGNADPRAMLIAHAALAAVEFVGMPEGRIPLAQAAVYIATAPKSNASYLAVEKALSEVEQGPRREVPNHLKDANLDREALGHGKGYLYPHDFPGHFVAQDYWPQPVTLYEPTSLGYESDIQRRLQLWASQPKPKSAPATSKKEIS is encoded by the coding sequence ATGTCGCCGCGTTCGCTTGACGAATGGGCCGGGCAGGCCGAGATTCTGGGGGAGGGAAAACTGCTCCGGCGCGCGCTGGAAGCGGACCGCCTCAGCTCCGCTATTTTTTTTGGCCCTCCGGGATGCGGTAAATCCGCGCTGGCCCGTTTGATCGCTCAGAAAACCCGCGCGGTCGTCGAAGAACTGAATGCGGTAACGGCCGGTGTCGCCGATGTTCGCGGCGTCATCGACCGGGCGAAAGAACGCCGCTCGATGGACGGCCAGAAGACGCTTCTGATTCTCGACGAGATTCACCGCTTCAACCGGGCCCAGCAGGACGCCCTCCTGCCGGATGTAGAGCGGGGCCTGTTCACGTTGATCGGCCTGACGACTGAGAATCCTTTCTTCTACGTCAACTCGGCGCTTCTATCCCGCGCGCAGGCCTTTGAATTCAAGGCCCTCTCTTCCGAAGCGCTCGAAAAAATCCTCGACAACGCGCTGCAGAATAAGGAACGCGGTCTGGGGCAGAAACCTATCCGTCTGGAGCCGGACGCACGCGCCCATCTAATCACTCAGGCCAACGGAGACGCCCGGCGGGTGCTCAACGCGCTCGAACTGGCAGCGCTCACCACCGCGACGTCGGCCGACGGCGTCATTTCCATTTCTTTGAAAGTGGCGGAAGAGTGCGTCCAGAAGCGGGCCCTGACTTACGACAAATCCGGAGACCAGCATTACGATATCGCCTCCGCTTTTATCAAGTCTTTGCGCGGCGGCAGTCCCGACGCCGCTCTGTACTGGATGGCCCGGATGCTGGCCGCCGGAGATGACCCCCGTTTTATCGCGCGCCGGCTGATCATCTCGGCCTCGGAAGATGTCGGCAACGCGGATCCCCGGGCCATGCTGATCGCGCACGCCGCCCTGGCCGCGGTCGAGTTCGTCGGCATGCCGGAAGGGCGCATTCCTCTGGCGCAGGCCGCCGTTTACATCGCGACAGCGCCCAAGTCGAACGCCTCCTACCTGGCGGTCGAAAAAGCCCTTTCGGAAGTCGAACAGGGCCCGCGGCGGGAGGTCCCCAACCATTTGAAAGATGCAAACCTGGACCGCGAGGCGCTGGGTCATGGAAAAGGGTATCTTTATCCGCATGACTTCCCCGGACACTTTGTTGCGCAGGACTACTGGCCGCAGCCGGTGACGCTTTATGAGCCCACCTCGCTCGGATACGAAAGTGATATTCAGAGACGGCTTCAACTATGGGCATCTCAACCAAAACCGAAATCCGCGCCCGCTACATCGAAAAAAGAAATCAGCTAG
- the infC gene encoding translation initiation factor IF-3, with amino-acid sequence MPSFQTGGRKLINKTQEPRINHQIRARDIRLIDVDGTQLGIRSLEEALQLALNRGLDLVEIAALNNPPVCKLTDFSKFRYEREKKLKEARKKQKGGQVKELRIRPKIGFHDLDIKINHMREFLEEHDKVRLTFVFRGREMEHTDLANPLIERVKERIQDVAVLEQDGRMDGNRKSLLFAPKK; translated from the coding sequence TTGCCGTCATTTCAAACAGGAGGTCGCAAGCTTATAAATAAGACGCAAGAACCACGCATCAACCATCAGATACGGGCACGGGACATACGGCTTATTGATGTTGACGGCACACAGTTAGGCATCCGATCTCTCGAAGAAGCGTTGCAGCTCGCCCTGAATCGCGGTCTGGACCTCGTCGAAATCGCGGCACTGAACAATCCTCCTGTCTGCAAATTGACTGATTTCTCCAAGTTCCGCTACGAGCGGGAAAAGAAATTGAAAGAAGCGCGCAAGAAGCAGAAAGGCGGACAGGTTAAAGAGCTCCGCATCCGGCCGAAGATTGGTTTTCATGATCTGGACATCAAGATCAATCATATGCGTGAGTTTCTGGAGGAACACGACAAAGTGCGTTTGACCTTTGTCTTCCGCGGACGCGAAATGGAGCATACCGATCTAGCCAACCCGCTGATCGAGCGCGTGAAGGAACGAATTCAGGATGTCGCGGTTTTAGAGCAGGACGGTCGAATGGATGGCAACCGCAAAAGCCTTCTGTTTGCCCCGAAAAAATGA
- the thrS gene encoding threonine--tRNA ligase yields the protein MNTTSEEYLNNLRHSTAHVMAQAVQDLFPNTLLTIGPTIEDGFYYDFESNHRFVPEDLPAIEKRMTEIVKGNHRFTMSTHSSDEARQFWGHRGEKFKVEMIDDLNTPTVTYCLHDTFVDLCRGGHIETTEEIRYFKLLRVAGAYWRGDEKREQLQRIYGTVWTTQAELDGYLTRLEESKKRDHRELGPRLGLFSILPETIGPGLIFWLPKGAVLRRMVEEYLRELLEKNAYEFVITPHVARLELWKTSGHWNFYREYMFSPMVIDNQEYLLKPMNCPGHIQIYKNSLHSYRELPIRLTEFGTVYRYERSGVMHGLLRVRGFTQDDAHIFCRPDLIESEVISIIDMTLEILKTFGFKDYAVSLSTRPEKFVGTPENWERSEKALRDAITKKGLTFDVDAGGGAFYGPKIDLKIKDCLGRYWQCSTVQVDFNLPEQFDVTYRDDTGKDQRAIMVHRALLGSLERFIGILIEQYAGAFPAWLAPVQAKVLTITDRQNTYAAKIAAELRQRGYRVGMDCRSDKIGAKIREATLDKIPYLLVVGDQEQLDNSVAVRKRTGENLGAQPVATFIEGLEQEIKKRVI from the coding sequence GTGAATACAACCTCCGAAGAATACCTGAACAATCTCCGGCACTCGACCGCGCATGTGATGGCGCAGGCGGTGCAGGATCTTTTCCCGAACACCCTGTTGACCATCGGACCGACGATCGAGGACGGCTTCTACTACGATTTTGAAAGCAACCACCGCTTTGTCCCGGAGGATCTGCCTGCCATCGAAAAACGGATGACTGAAATCGTGAAAGGGAACCACCGCTTCACGATGAGCACGCATTCGAGCGATGAGGCGCGCCAGTTCTGGGGGCACCGGGGGGAAAAGTTTAAAGTGGAGATGATCGACGACCTCAACACCCCAACGGTCACCTATTGTCTGCATGACACCTTTGTGGATCTCTGCCGGGGTGGTCACATCGAAACCACTGAAGAGATCCGTTATTTCAAACTGCTCCGCGTGGCCGGTGCCTACTGGCGGGGGGATGAAAAACGCGAACAGCTTCAGCGTATTTATGGAACGGTCTGGACGACTCAGGCGGAACTGGACGGCTACCTGACCCGCCTGGAAGAATCCAAGAAACGGGATCATCGCGAGCTGGGACCCCGCCTGGGGCTTTTCTCCATCCTCCCCGAAACGATCGGCCCGGGGCTGATCTTCTGGCTGCCGAAGGGAGCCGTGCTGCGCCGGATGGTTGAGGAGTATCTGAGGGAGTTGCTCGAAAAGAACGCCTACGAATTTGTGATTACCCCGCACGTGGCGCGCCTCGAACTTTGGAAAACGTCCGGACACTGGAACTTCTATCGCGAATACATGTTCAGTCCCATGGTGATTGACAACCAGGAATATCTGCTCAAACCCATGAACTGCCCCGGCCACATCCAGATCTACAAAAATTCACTCCACTCCTATCGGGAGCTTCCCATCCGGTTGACGGAGTTCGGCACGGTTTACCGCTACGAGCGCAGCGGCGTCATGCACGGGCTCCTGCGGGTGCGCGGCTTTACGCAGGACGACGCGCATATTTTCTGCCGCCCGGACCTGATTGAAAGCGAAGTCATCTCGATCATCGACATGACCCTGGAGATTCTCAAGACGTTTGGATTCAAGGACTATGCTGTTTCGTTGTCCACCCGCCCCGAGAAGTTTGTCGGAACTCCGGAGAATTGGGAACGCTCGGAAAAAGCCCTGCGGGACGCGATTACGAAAAAAGGCCTGACATTCGACGTCGATGCTGGCGGAGGCGCTTTTTATGGGCCGAAGATCGATCTCAAGATCAAAGACTGTTTGGGCCGCTACTGGCAATGCTCCACCGTTCAGGTGGACTTTAATCTTCCAGAACAATTCGATGTAACCTACCGGGACGACACCGGCAAGGACCAGCGCGCCATCATGGTCCACCGGGCGCTTCTGGGCTCTCTGGAACGGTTTATCGGTATTCTGATTGAGCAGTACGCCGGAGCCTTCCCGGCCTGGCTAGCGCCCGTCCAGGCGAAAGTACTGACCATCACCGATCGCCAAAACACCTATGCCGCCAAAATCGCGGCCGAACTCCGCCAGCGCGGTTATCGTGTGGGAATGGACTGCCGCAGCGACAAGATCGGGGCTAAAATTCGCGAGGCCACTCTGGACAAGATTCCTTATCTGCTGGTGGTGGGAGACCAGGAACAACTGGACAACTCGGTCGCCGTCCGCAAACGCACCGGAGAGAACCTCGGGGCTCAACCTGTGGCCACCTTTATCGAAGGCCTGGAGCAGGAAATCAAAAAGCGCGTTATTTGA